GCTATGCGCTTTTTCCCCAGGACTTGAGCGGTCCCCAGACCGTGCTGCCGCCGCGCGACATGGCCCGTGTCCTGGCGGGCAAGGCGCGGCGCGCCGTGTCCACTGCCAAGGAGCTCGGCCGCGACCGCGCGCTGGCCTTCTCGCGCATCGTGGAGGAAGGCGGTCGGGTGCTGGAGGCGCTGCCCTTGTCGCGCTTCAGCATGAACCTGGGGCGCGAGGTGGACATCCGCGAGGGCTTGCGCTTCCTGGTCTGGTCGCCGCGCTTCGACGAGGCGCGGGGGCTGACGACCACGGACGGCCGCCGCCTCATCGCGGAGTACCCCACCATGTACAAGGGCGAGGCCGTGGTCATCGAGGTCCAGGACGACCTAGCCTTCGCCGAGGTGCTGCACTTGGCCGACGCGGCCTGGCCCATCGAGGCGGGCGACCGTCTGACCCTGCTCGACGAGCACGCCCCGCCGCCCGAGGGCGCGGCCGACGGCGCAGGCCAGCGCGACATGCTCACGGGTCTTTACGGCTACCGAGACTTTCTGGCCTTCGTGGCTGCCGAGCGCGGCCGGTTCGAGCGTTTCGCCGTGGTCCTGGCCCGGCTGACCGGGCAGGGAGGCCGTTCGGTGGCGGCCTCGCGCAAGCAGGCGGACGCACTGTTGCGCAAGTTTGCGGCCATGGCCGCCAAGGCGCTCGGCGAGAGCGCCACGGGCGGGCGCTACAGTCTGGATTCCCTGGCCTGGTTCGTGCCGGATCGCGATCCGGGGGAGCTTCGCGCGGCCTTTGCCGAATTGGCCGGGGCGGCGCGCGAGCGGCTGGAGGTGGAGCTTGCCGTGGGCATCGCGCCCTGGCCGTTCCTCGCCTTTTCGCGCGCCGACGCCCTGGACAACGCCCGCAAGGCGCTCGACCACGCCCTGCTTCTGCCCGCGCCGCAGGTGGCTCTCTTCGATTCCGTGTCCCTGAACATCGCGGCCGACCGGCTCTTCACCCAGGGCGACACCTACGCGGCCATCGAGGAATACAAACTCTCGCTTTTGGCCGACGAGGACAACACCCTCTCGCGCAACTCGCTGGCCGTGTGCCTGGCGCGGCTCGGCCGCCTGGAGCAGGCCCTGCCGCTGTTCCGGCAGGTCTTCGCCACGGACCCCGGCGACATCTCGGCCATCTACAACTACGGCACCACCTGCCTGCGCCTCTCCGACCCCAAGGAGGCGGAGAGGGCCTTCAGGCGCTGCCTGAAGATCGAACCGGAGCACGTCTTCAGCCTGATCCGGCTGGGGCAGATCGCCGAGAGCCAGGGCAAGGCGGCCAAGGCGCGCGGCCACTACGCCAAGGCGGCGGCCGCGCCCGGCGGCGAAGGGCTGGCCAGCCGCCATCTGGCCCGGCTGGCCCTGGCCGGGGGCAGGCTCGACGAGGCGCGCGAGCTGTTGCACCGCGCCATCACCCACAACCCCCAGGACGCCCACTCCATCCACCTCATGGCCCGCGTCTACCTGGACCAGGGCCAGGATCCGGAGATCGCGGTCTCGCTGGCCGGACAGGCGGCCGCGCTCAAGCCCCGCAGGAGCTTTCACGAGCTGCACGCCGAGGCGCTGGAGGCCGCGGGCCGCGCGGCCGACGCCGAGGCCGTCCGCCGCCTGGCCCTGAGCACGTAAAAGGGCGTTTTAAGCGTTCTCTCGCAGGCCGGTCAAAAGCGTCGGATGCAAGGCGCAAGAAAAATTCAAGGCCAACGCGTATGTGAAATACGCGTCGGCCTTGAATTTTTCACGGAAACACAGCAGAGGGCGTATCTGGAACGGCCTGCTAGGGGCAGTCCACCTGACAGTAGAACTCGCCCATGATCTCGCAGCAGGCCGCCTCGTCGCCGCAG
The sequence above is a segment of the Alkalidesulfovibrio alkalitolerans DSM 16529 genome. Coding sequences within it:
- a CDS encoding tetratricopeptide repeat protein, with protein sequence MTNTAPQSPAQSSFTGARLTRRDLIRHEARVREMLADFLHFGSSALFFPDAAKAVLPDMPGADGLPVHLSKERRLLLPLVQDGAVLAVFVAKGVRIRAPKGTLALLPAAARLVLRSLSLLKERELDPLTGLLHGHVFEQALAREIEAAQSCLSPAASGCVDPGLAASTGRLGVVLLDLDHYTAHLSRLGQDTADRLLAAVAVALRAVCPEQVAAARLGDDRFAFLWPGASAKDCQGLAEDLRAATARLRPKGLPEPVSLTACAGYALFPQDLSGPQTVLPPRDMARVLAGKARRAVSTAKELGRDRALAFSRIVEEGGRVLEALPLSRFSMNLGREVDIREGLRFLVWSPRFDEARGLTTTDGRRLIAEYPTMYKGEAVVIEVQDDLAFAEVLHLADAAWPIEAGDRLTLLDEHAPPPEGAADGAGQRDMLTGLYGYRDFLAFVAAERGRFERFAVVLARLTGQGGRSVAASRKQADALLRKFAAMAAKALGESATGGRYSLDSLAWFVPDRDPGELRAAFAELAGAARERLEVELAVGIAPWPFLAFSRADALDNARKALDHALLLPAPQVALFDSVSLNIAADRLFTQGDTYAAIEEYKLSLLADEDNTLSRNSLAVCLARLGRLEQALPLFRQVFATDPGDISAIYNYGTTCLRLSDPKEAERAFRRCLKIEPEHVFSLIRLGQIAESQGKAAKARGHYAKAAAAPGGEGLASRHLARLALAGGRLDEARELLHRAITHNPQDAHSIHLMARVYLDQGQDPEIAVSLAGQAAALKPRRSFHELHAEALEAAGRAADAEAVRRLALST